A DNA window from Cutaneotrichosporon cavernicola HIS019 DNA, chromosome: 2 contains the following coding sequences:
- a CDS encoding uncharacterized protein (AMP-binding enzyme C-terminal domain) yields the protein MSLTIYESDLAAPFLPQISIFDYVLPGQPGVSPLQAFDQSLPAFIDGRDGRTLTRAGLRDAALRLAGGLKALGLKRGDVAGLWGFNSLEWVNAAYGCLAAGVVVSPANYAYAPAEVAHQLNDSGASLVFVDPALLSNFEASRQHLKRPLSPSRVILLCTVNHKPKGTPYKCLPEILAAPVEPEHFDGTACNETAWMSYSSGTTGLPKGVMTTHYNFTSQLQAANTSYHLDSGPNGDVVLGFLPMSHIYGLTVSLLQPLTFGAPVIVLPRYDEIPVLEAIQKYKVTHGLLVPPLILKFLYSPNTSKYDISSMRTIMSGGAPLSPELAAAFEKKFPGCVSIQGYGMTETTPGITAMNRTDVLGGDRQGWVGYLLPTYQARLVRADGTDAPRGQPGEMWVRSPSVMKGYHNNPKATADTMALGGWFKTGDVLIRDDKGWYKVVDRVKELIKYKGFQVAPAELEALLLTHPKLVDAGVVGVYDEAQVTEMPRAYVVAADGIAAAEHAALAKEVQAWVAARVAQHKKLRGGVLIVEAIPKSPSGKILRKDLRKRAQAEYEGKPAARL from the exons ATGTCGCTCACAATCTACGAGTCGGACCTGGCCGCGCCATTCCTCCCCCAGATCTCAATCTTCGACTATGTCCTTCCTGGCCAGCCTGGTGTTTCGCCACTCCAGGCGTTCGACCAGTCCCTTCCAGCCTTTATTGATGGGAGGGACGGCCGGACCCTCACACGCGCCGGGttgcgcgacgccgccctccGTCTCGCTGGCGGCCTCAAGGCACTAGGGCTGAAACGCGGAGATGTGGCGGGTCTCTGGGGATTCAACTCGCTCGAATGGGTTAATGCCGCTTATGGGTGTCTGGCGGCTGGCGTGGTCGTCAGCCCCGCCAACTATGCCTA CGCCCCTGCCGAAGTGGCTCACCAGCTCAACGACTCGGGCGCATCCCTTGTCTTTGTCGACCCTGCCCTCTTATCCAACTTTGAGGCCTCGCGTCAACACCTCAAGCGgcccctctccccctcgcgtgtcatcctcctctgcaCTGTCAACCACAAGCCAAAGGGCACACCATACAAGTGTCTCCCCGAGATCCTCGCTGCCCCAGTCGAACCGGAACACTTTGACGGCACGGCTTGCAACGAGACGGCATGGATGTCGTATTCATCCGGCACAACTGGCCTGCCAAAGGGCGTCATGACGACCCACTACAACTTTACCAGCCAGCTTCAAGCCGCCAACACGAGCTACCACCTCGACAGTGGGCCAAacggcgacgtcgtgctGGGCTTCTTGCCTATGAGTCACATATACGGTCTTACCGtctcgctcctccagcCCTTGACCTTTGGGGCGCCCGTCATTGTGCTTCCTCGATATGATGAGATTCCTGTCCTCGAGGCAATCCAAAAGTACAAGGTCACGCACGGGCTGCTGGTCCCGCCTCTGATCCTCAAGTTCCTCTACTCGCCCAATACGTCCAAGTACGACATCAGCTCTATGCGGACAATCATGAGTGGTGGCGCACCGCTCTCGCCTGAACTCGCTGCAGCGTTTGAGAAAAAGTTCCCCGGATGCGTCTCGATCCAGGGTTACGGTATGACCGAGACCACACCGGGGATTACGGCGATGAACAGGACCGAcgtgctcggcggcgaTCGACAAGGTTGGGTCGGATACCTCTTGCCCACTTACCAGGCGCGCCTGGTGCGTGCTGATGGGACGGACGCACCGCGCGGTCAGCCAGGTGAGATGTGGGTTCGTTCGCCAAGCGTCATGAAGGGATACCACAACAATCCCAAGGCAACCGCCGATACCATGGCCCTCGGAGGATGGTTCAAGACGGGCGACGTGCTCATCCGCGATGACAAGGGATGGTACAAGGTCGTTGATCGGGTCAAGGAACTCATCAAGTACAAGGGCTTCCAGGTTGCCcctgccgagctcgaggcactcctcctcacccacccaaagcttgtcgacgccggcgtcgtcggcgtgtATGATGAGGCCCAGGTCACCGAGATGCCGCGCGCCTATGTTGTGGCCGCCGACGGTATCGCTGCGGCTGAGCATGCCGCGCTCGCAAAGGAAGTGCAGGCGTGGGTTGCAGCGCGCGTTGCCCAGCACAAGAAGCTCCGTGGCGGGGTTCTCATTGTCGAGGCCATTCCCAAGTCGCCGAGCGGCAAGATCCTCCGCAAGGACCTCCGGAAGCGAGCGCAGGCAGAGTACGAGGGCAAGCCCGCGGCGCGGTTGTAG
- a CDS encoding uncharacterized protein (Zinc-binding dehydrogenase), which yields MKAVQVSKFAHPRDIAVSEVAKPVPKAGEVLVEISATGLNFFDILQSQGKYQNQPPMPFILGAEFAGRVAKDSPIPAGCKFKAGDRVFGYAQGSHAEFVAVEHDKLLAVPPNISLAQAAGLYLTYPTSYEGLVGRANTQPGEWVLVHAAAGGVGLAACQIAKVLGAKVIACVGSPAKGKVAREQGGADYVVDYTKAGWQDEVKKITNGHGADVVYDPVGMLIPSLKCIAWNGRLVVVGFVAGTIEKVPANLVLLKNCSIVGLFWGATAIRDPPRYKFVIQETLRMVAEGKLTPTVFEPVYEGLEGVTKGLIDLENRKTYGKVVVSVKKDAKL from the exons aTGAAGGCAGTCCAGGTCTCCAAGTTTGCGCACCCCCGCGACATTGCGGTCAgcgaggtcgccaagccCGTCCCCAAGGCCGGGGAGGTGCTTGTCGAGATCAGCGCGACGGGTCTCAACTTCTTCGA CATCCTCCAGTCGCAGGGAAAGTACCAGAACCAGCCGCCTATGCCGTTCATTCTCGGTGCCGAGTTCGCTGGCCGTGTCGCCAAGGACTCGCCCATTCCCGCTGGTTGCAAGTTCAAGGCAGGAGACCGCGTGTTCGGGTATGCGCAGGGGTCGCATGCTGAATtcgtcgctgtcgagcATGACAAGCTGCTCGCTGTGCCCCCCAACATTTCGTTGGCACAGGCTGCTGGATTGTACCT cacCTACCCTACGTCTTACGagggcctcgtcggccgtgCCAACACTCAGCCCGGAGAGTGGGTGCTcgtccacgccgccgccggcggtgtcggcctcgcggcCTGCCAGATCGCGAAGG TCCTCGGGGCCAAGGTTATTGCGTGCGTCGGATCGCCtgccaagggcaaggtcgCGCGTGAACAGGGCGGCGCCGACTACGTCGTCGACTACACCAAGGCCGGGTGgcaggacgaggtcaagaagaTTACAAACGGCCACGGCGCCGACGTTGTCTACGACCCTGTCGGCATGCTCATCCCGTCGCTCAAGTGCATTGCGTGGAATGGACGACTTGTTGTCGTCGGCTTCGTCGCTGGCACGATTGAGAAGGTGCCAGCCAACCTTGTGCTGCTGAAGAACTGCAGCATCGTTGGCCTGTTCTGGGGAGCGACTGCTA tccGCGACCCGCCCCGCTACAAGTTTGTCATCCAGGAGACGCTACGCATGGTCGCAGAGGGCAAGCTCACGCCGACCGTCTTCGAGCCCGTGTACGAGGGTCTCGAGGGCGTCACAAAGGGCCTCATCGACCTTGAAAACCGCAAGACGTACGGCAAGGTCGTTGTCAGCGTGAAGaaggacgccaagctctAG
- the srk1 gene encoding uncharacterized protein (Serine/Threonine protein kinases, catalytic domain) encodes MGSSTRCLNLSMLSEATSTASGPLLELTNHPSPAPLFSQLSLSTESSLASPRSVSSLVPLSSLSVSPHSGQSASSRGEAVPAQTLQPQPRRNADDDYNLALERLNRARLDDDMLSSFKQILRHGKQANADNASSRQQNKEAAQRTAAPAPAHYKSAPATSNVGTAASERRDKRVERKAGANDYREEAERIVAEEKAQGEVMPRYAGLEDYSLVEKMGDGAFSNVYKAVERKTGRKVAVKVVRKYELNSSQSGNKHLNSNFKKRPRVTERANILKEVQIMRGIDHPGIVRLLQFFESDEHYFLVLELMEGGELFHQIVKLTYFSEALARHVIVQVAQGIRYLHEERGVVHRDIKPENLLFEKIPIIPSKEIVHRPYDEEKEDEGEFQPGIGGGGIGRVKIADFGLSKIVWDEQTMTPCGTVGYTAPEIVKDERYSKSVDMWALGCVLYTLLCGFPPFYDESINVLTEKVARGYYTFLSPWWDDISDSAEDLITHLLCVDPAQRYTIDQFLAHPWITAAAEPPVPSQKPKMPVVAPLDSPLLASIRAANKEGRSPGVTALKEAFDVTYAVHRMEEEGARRRAYNGPGGAGTRGFLQGLNEEDEDGDEQVQLEEARRKHGEVVAREIEKQRARAAANAAAGIKEPTVTNYVGRGGANRREAEAALYDGRAGQRDRAAQRKSGTQFELNLGNATLLGRRNKGLSGMTMPQAVVGQ; translated from the exons CTCTCTGAGGCCACCTCGACTGCCTCTGGgcccctcctcgagctcactAATCATCCGTCCCCGGCCCCCCTGTTCTCGCAGCTGAGCCTGTCCACAGAATCCTCGCTCgcatcgccgcgctccGTCTCGAGCCTCGttcccctctcctccctctcggTCTCGCCTCATTCGGGCCAATCGGCCAGTTCTAGAGGCGAAGCCGTTCCTGCTCAAACATTACAGCCACAACCCCGCCgcaacgccgacgacgactacAACCTCGCGCTTGAACGCCTCAACCGCGCacgcctcgacgacgacatgctgTCCAGCTTTAAGC AAATCCTGCGCCATGGCAAGCAGGCAAACGCAGACAATGCATCCAGTCGCCAACAAAACAAAGAGGCCGCACAGCGTACGGCTGCTCCTGCCCCTGCCCATTACAAATCTGCACCTGCGACCTCCAATGTTGGGACAGCTGCTTCTGAGCGCCGAGACAAGCGCGTAGAGCGTAAGGCTGGTGCGAACGACTAtcgcgaggaggctgagcgcATCGTTGCGGAGGAAAAGGCACAGGGCGAGGTCATGCCTCGCTACGCGGGGCTCGAAGACTACAGCCTCGTTGAGAAGATGGGCGACGGGGCGTTTTCCAACGTGTACAAGGCCGTAGAGCGCAAGACCGGCCGCAAGGTCGCGGTCAAGGTCGTTCGCAAGTACGAGCTGAACTCTTCGCAG AGCGGCAACAAGCACCTTAACTCCAACTTTAAGAAGAGGCCGCGCGTCACAGAG CGCGCCAACAtcctcaaggaggtccAGATTATGCGTGGCATCGACCACCCTGGTATCGTTCGGCTGCTCCAGTTCTTTGAGAGCGACGAACACTACTTCCTCGTGCTGGAGT TGAtggagggcggcgagctgtTCCACCAGATTGTCAAACTCACGTACTTCTCTGAGGCACTGGCGCGGCACGTCATCGTCCAGGTCGCCCAGGGCATCCGCTACCTTCACGAGGAGCGTGGTGTCGTTCACCGCGACATCAAGCCTGAGAACTTGCTCTTTGAGAAGATCCCCATCATTCCGTCAAAGGAGATTGTACACCGCCCTTATGACGAGGAAAAGGAAGACGAAGGGGAGTTCCAACCTGGCatcggcggtggcggcatCGGTCGCGTCAAGATTGCTGACTTCGGCTTATCGAAGATTGTGTGGGACGAGCAGACGATGACGCCGTGTGGCACTGTCGGTTACACTGCTCCCGAGAttgtcaaggacgagcgGTACAGCAAGTCGGTTGACATGTGGGCATTGGGATGTGTGCTGTACACCCTGCTGTGTGGTTTCCCTC cctTCTACGACGAGAGCATCAACGTCCTAACAGAGAAGGTCGCGCGTGGATACTACACGTTCCTGTCGCCATGGTGGGACGATATCTCAGATTCTGCTGAGGACCTCATCACCCATCTCCTCTGTGTTGACCCGGCACAGCGGTACACCATTGACCAGTTCCTGGCACACCCGTGGATCACGGCGGCAGCTGAACCACCAGTGCCATCTCAAAAGCCCAAGATGCCGGTCGTTGCGCCTCTCGACTCGCCACTCCTCGCCTCGATCCGCGCGGCCAACAAAGAGGGTCGCTCGCCGGGTGTCACTGCCCTCAAGGAAGCCTTTGACGTCACATACGCCGTACACcggatggaggaggagggcgcgcgGAGGCGTGCGTACAACGGCCCCGGTGGTGCGGGCACGCGCGGCTTCTTGCAAGGTCTCAACGAAGAGGACGAAGATGGTGACGAACAAGTGCaactcgaggaggcgcggcggaagcacggcgaggttgtcgcgcgcgagataGAGAAGCAGCGCGCACGTGCTGCGGCCAACGCGGCTGCCGGGATCAAGGAACCGACAGTCACGAACTATGTCGGCCGCGGTGGAGCAAATcgccgcgaggccgaggcggcgttATATGATGGACGGGCAGGACAGCGCGACCGTGCGGCACAGCGCAAGTCTGGCACGCAATTTgagctcaacctcggcaacGCGACGCTGCTGGGCCGACGGAATAAGGGTTTGAGTGGCATGACGATGCCGCAGGCTGTCGTGGGACAGTAG